A window of Trichomycterus rosablanca isolate fTriRos1 chromosome 5, fTriRos1.hap1, whole genome shotgun sequence contains these coding sequences:
- the LOC134314739 gene encoding V-set domain-containing T-cell activation inhibitor 1, protein MFSHIFGSHADPFRVMVPANHLVAVRGHHVILGCEFSPDLGPHYNLSNLVVTWQRQEDNDVVHSYYYEKDQLEHQSPRYRGRTALFVNKLARGNASLHLEQVALSDEGRYLCTVSTDMGTEKAELRLDYGAFYNDLRLSINVKSPDILVQYEAKGFPAPEVMWIGEHGENISNHTQTSLQIDQEDGLYLFKSSYVAPSNPLNFTFVLQNKLLHQHLEMPVSYSYEVC, encoded by the exons ATGTTCAGCCACATTTTCGGCTCACATGCAG ATCCTTTCAGAGTGATGGTACCAGCAAACCATCTGGTGGCAGTCCGAGGTCATCATGTTATTCTGGGCTGCGAGTTTTCCCCTGACCTCGGTCCTCACTATAATCTTTCAAATCTTGTGGTGACCTGGCAGCGGCAGGAGGACAATGATGTAGTTCATAGCTATTATTATGAGAAGGACCAGTTGGAACACCAGAGCCCTAGGTATAGGGGCCGTACAGCACTGTTTGTGAACAAACTGGCCAGGGGAAATGCTTCACTCCACTTAGAGCAAGTAGCTTTAAGTGATGAAGGACGCTACCTCTGCACAGTGAGCACGGACATGGGAACAGAGAAAGCAGAGTTACGGCTGGACTATGGAG CGTTCTACAACGACCTAAGATTGAGCATTAATGTCAAGTCCCCTGATATTTTGGTGCAGTATGAGGCGAAGGGATTTCCTGCACCAGAAGTGATGTGGATAGGAGAACATGGCGAGAACATAAGCAATCATACACAGACCTCTTTGCAAATAGATCAAGAAGATGGACTTTATCTTTTTAAAAGCAGCTACGTGGCACCAAGTAACCCTCTCAACTTCACCTTTGTTTTGCAAAACAAGCTTCTTCATCAGCACCTTGAAATGCCTGTCAGTTACAGCTACGAAG tttGCTAA